Proteins co-encoded in one Chroicocephalus ridibundus chromosome 28, bChrRid1.1, whole genome shotgun sequence genomic window:
- the LOC134507859 gene encoding C-type lectin domain family 2 member D-like isoform X1 — MSGMQDPACCEQSDFTFQGAMREKNGFCFNDGNVEEPLRAKDGGKSHHPEAPGDSGRRMHVRVLGKQPTLHPVWVVVLAVLVVLVLALAVAVAVLAAGRCGGDPAVPAALVLACPDDWVWYRNVCYYLSRAEGSWEWSQEQCSSHGASLAMPRREGEMEFLWRLKGNVDYWLGLRRQGERLQWVNGSSFNQTFEVHGQGECAYLYDGAVASAGCSQSRPYICSKPQALM, encoded by the exons atGTCTGGAATGCAAGATCCTGCTTGTTGTGAGCAAAGTGATTTCACTTTTCAGGGTGCCATGAGGGAGAAGAACGGGTTCTGCTTCAATGATGGGAACGTGGAAGAGCCCCTGCGTGCCAAGGACGGAGGCAAATCCCACCACCCAGAGGCGCCTGGAGATTCAGGCAGAAGGATGCACGTAAGAGTTCTGG GCAAGCAGCCCACGCTCCATCCAGTGTGGGTCgtggtgctggctgtgctggtggttctggtgctggctctggccGTGGCTGTTGCTGTACTCGCAG CAGGAAGATGTGgaggggatccagctgtgcctgcGGCTCTGGTGCTGGCCTGTCCTGATGACTGGGTCTGGTACCGCAATGTCTGCTACTACCTGTcgagggctgaggggagctgggagtggagccaggagcagtgctcctcgcatggggcctcgctggccatgccccggagggagggggagatg GAGTTCCTCTGGCGCCTCAAGGGCAACGTTGATTACTGGCTTGGGCTGCGGAGACAGGGCGAGCGCCTGCAGTGGGTGAATGGCAGCAGCTTCAACCAGAC GTTTGAGGTCCACGGCCAAGGAGAGTGTGCGTATTTGTACGACGGGGCTGTCGCgagtgcaggctgctcccagtcaCGGCCGTACATCTGCAGCAAGCCCCAAGCACTGATGTGA
- the LOC134507859 gene encoding C-type lectin domain family 2 member B-like isoform X3 yields the protein MREKNGFCFNDGNVEEPLRAKDGGKSHHPEAPGDSGRRMHVRVLGKQPTLHPVWVVVLAVLVVLVLALAVAVAVLAAGRCGGDPAVPAALVLACPDDWVWYRNVCYYLSRAEGSWEWSQEQCSSHGASLAMPRREGEMEFLWRLKGNVDYWLGLRRQGERLQWVNGSSFNQTFEVHGQGECAYLYDGAVASAGCSQSRPYICSKPQALM from the exons ATGAGGGAGAAGAACGGGTTCTGCTTCAATGATGGGAACGTGGAAGAGCCCCTGCGTGCCAAGGACGGAGGCAAATCCCACCACCCAGAGGCGCCTGGAGATTCAGGCAGAAGGATGCACGTAAGAGTTCTGG GCAAGCAGCCCACGCTCCATCCAGTGTGGGTCgtggtgctggctgtgctggtggttctggtgctggctctggccGTGGCTGTTGCTGTACTCGCAG CAGGAAGATGTGgaggggatccagctgtgcctgcGGCTCTGGTGCTGGCCTGTCCTGATGACTGGGTCTGGTACCGCAATGTCTGCTACTACCTGTcgagggctgaggggagctgggagtggagccaggagcagtgctcctcgcatggggcctcgctggccatgccccggagggagggggagatg GAGTTCCTCTGGCGCCTCAAGGGCAACGTTGATTACTGGCTTGGGCTGCGGAGACAGGGCGAGCGCCTGCAGTGGGTGAATGGCAGCAGCTTCAACCAGAC GTTTGAGGTCCACGGCCAAGGAGAGTGTGCGTATTTGTACGACGGGGCTGTCGCgagtgcaggctgctcccagtcaCGGCCGTACATCTGCAGCAAGCCCCAAGCACTGATGTGA
- the LOC134507860 gene encoding early activation antigen CD69-like: MGEKNGFCFNDGNVEEPLHPKDGGEKNGFCFSDGNVEEPLRAKDGGKSHHPEAPVTTDERTCRRDLGKCPTLHPVWVVVLAVLVVLVLALAVAVAVLTAGRRGGDPAVPAALVLACPDDWVGYRNVCYYLSRAEGSWEWSQEQCSSHGASLAMPRREGEMEFLWRLKGNVDYWLGLRRQGERLQWVDGSSFNQTFEVHGQGECVYLYDGAVASAGCSQSRPYICSKPKR, from the exons ATGGGGGAGAAGAACGGGTTCTGCTTCAATGATGGGAACGTGGAAGAGCCCCTGCATCCCAAGGACGGAGGGGAGAAGAACGGGTTCTGCTTCAGTGATGGGAACGTGGAAGAGCCCCTGCGTGCCAAGGACGGAGGCAAATCCCACCACCCAGAGGCGCCTGTGACTACAGATGAAAGGACGTGCAGAAGAGACCTGG GCAAGTGCCCCACGCTCCATCCAGTGTGGGTCgtggtgctggctgtgctggtggttctggtgctggctctggccGTGGCTGTTGCTGTACTCACAG caggaagacgtggaggggatccagctgtgcctgcGGCTCTGGTGCTGGCCTGTCCTGATGACTGGGTCGGGTACCGCAATGTCTGCTACTACCTGTcgagggctgaggggagctgggagtggagccaggagcagtgctcctcgcatggggcctcgctggccatgcccaggagggagggggagatg GAGTTCCTCTGGCGCCTCAAGGGCAACGTTGATTACTGGCTTGGGCTGCGGAGACAGGGCGAGCGCCTGCAGTGGGTGGATGGCAGCAGCTTCAACCAGAC GTTTGAGGTCCACGGCCAAGGAGAGTGTGTGTATTTGTATGACGGGGCTGTCGCgagtgcaggctgctcccagtcaCGGCCGTACATCTGCAGCAAGCCCAAGCGCTGA
- the LOC134507859 gene encoding C-type lectin domain family 2 member B-like isoform X2, with the protein MGAMREKNGFCFNDGNVEEPLRAKDGGKSHHPEAPGDSGRRMHVRVLGKQPTLHPVWVVVLAVLVVLVLALAVAVAVLAAGRCGGDPAVPAALVLACPDDWVWYRNVCYYLSRAEGSWEWSQEQCSSHGASLAMPRREGEMEFLWRLKGNVDYWLGLRRQGERLQWVNGSSFNQTFEVHGQGECAYLYDGAVASAGCSQSRPYICSKPQALM; encoded by the exons ATG GGTGCCATGAGGGAGAAGAACGGGTTCTGCTTCAATGATGGGAACGTGGAAGAGCCCCTGCGTGCCAAGGACGGAGGCAAATCCCACCACCCAGAGGCGCCTGGAGATTCAGGCAGAAGGATGCACGTAAGAGTTCTGG GCAAGCAGCCCACGCTCCATCCAGTGTGGGTCgtggtgctggctgtgctggtggttctggtgctggctctggccGTGGCTGTTGCTGTACTCGCAG CAGGAAGATGTGgaggggatccagctgtgcctgcGGCTCTGGTGCTGGCCTGTCCTGATGACTGGGTCTGGTACCGCAATGTCTGCTACTACCTGTcgagggctgaggggagctgggagtggagccaggagcagtgctcctcgcatggggcctcgctggccatgccccggagggagggggagatg GAGTTCCTCTGGCGCCTCAAGGGCAACGTTGATTACTGGCTTGGGCTGCGGAGACAGGGCGAGCGCCTGCAGTGGGTGAATGGCAGCAGCTTCAACCAGAC GTTTGAGGTCCACGGCCAAGGAGAGTGTGCGTATTTGTACGACGGGGCTGTCGCgagtgcaggctgctcccagtcaCGGCCGTACATCTGCAGCAAGCCCCAAGCACTGATGTGA